A DNA window from Motacilla alba alba isolate MOTALB_02 chromosome 28, Motacilla_alba_V1.0_pri, whole genome shotgun sequence contains the following coding sequences:
- the CILP2 gene encoding cartilage intermediate layer protein 2 isoform X3 produces MARLAQVARLLAVLAMLAVMGAPCAARVEEPLENDSEPGKAGTAGKPRKGVPDLEELDLGTAGKGAAWTSWFNIDHPGGDGDHESLAAIRFYYGDRVCARPVAIQARSTEWHLPAALGQVVHASPERGFRCLHREQPPGTACANYHVRFLCPAGDVFWSHWSPWSPCSRSACGTRGSQSRSRRCRSSRSPAPLGELRCRGRDTERRPCSAGPCPEPTWTEWGAWGPCSRSCGRSGTRVRRRSCRTAKNPPCPGRATEVQKCRPSPCPGNAPAAPSAVPAPSPPGCPGHTLRGTVVTAGGAALPGASVYLEGRPRVLLARSDAWGRFAASGLCPGPAANLSAHRDGFAPGLAPIVTNGSGVAEAHLKLRRLEKPYMVLHPAGRVREAGQDVTFCCKASGTPAPHKYYWYHNGTLLEGTAERSSGRLALRGLAPEQAGTYHCKASSEAGAIRSAPAQLTVLAQGQPSCRAEPEPSLVELPSECPQDASGSRYYNVGRCPASPCPGGPAEPSGCGGESGLCCGVRRMELRQVPCAGSVLPLKVVAECGCGPCAQPRVLVQGRVTAADTGEPLRFGHIFLGGKKVGFTGYQGSFTIEVPPDTQRLVARFVDGQQRLVDAVKVLPFDRRGGAVYQEVKMLRRKEPVELDGGRSNAIPLGEAGGREPVGELVLPAGAFLRPSGEVFNGTVKASVTFVDPRDVGTASAASSDLSFADAEGEIVPLRTYGMFAVDFREGDSGAALQAGPVQVRMDAGQVWMAEHLQKMKLWSLNPESGLWEEEGVLRLAGGGRRKREERTFLVGNLEIRERRLFNLDVPEDRRCFVKVRAYSNEKFNPYEQLEGVVINLINLEPQPGFPSNPRAWGRFDSAVTGPNGACLPAFCDARRPDAYTALVTATLGGEELEAVASSPKLNPNAVGVAQPYLGKLGYRRSDHEDAALKKTAFQINVAKPDPNNVDENNGPVYSYRSLRECEEAPASANHLRFYRVEVDKYEYNVVPFKESDVTSWTGDYLAWWPNPQEFRACFIKVQLEGPQEYMVRSRNVGGSHPRTRGQLYGLRDSRSVRDPLLDNTSGACVEFKCGGMLFDQSLVDRTLVSIVPQGSCRRTAINGLLRDYLSRHPPLADNNHTGAFSMLAPLDPLGHNYGIYTVTDQNPRLAKEIAIGRCFAGTSDGFSREMRAGEGTAVTFECQERPAGRESLFQRLLSAPAEALAEIRREMGSSELRRAPPEVMDFASGAPSGPTATRRTPSSQRRPGRPRGRP; encoded by the exons agCCACTGGAGAATGACTCGGAGCCGGGCAAGGCTGGCACGGCTGGGAAGCCCCGGAAAGGTGTGCCTgacctggaggagctggaccTGGGCACGGCAG GCAAAGGCGCGGCGTGGACGTCGTGGTTCAACATTGACCACCCGGGTGGGGACGGTGACCACGAGAGCCTGGCGGCCATCAGGTTCTACTACGGGGACCGGGTGTGCGCGCGGCCCGTGGCCATCCAGGCGCGCAGCACCGAGTGGCACCTGCCCGCCGCGCTGGGCCAGGTGGTGCACGCCAGCCCCGAGCGCGGCTTCCGCTGCCTGCACCGCGAGCAGCCGCCGGGCACCGCCTGCGCCAACTACCACGTGCGCTTCCTGTGCCCCGCGG GTGACGTTTTCTGGTCGCACTGGTCGCCGTGGAGCCCCTGCTCGCGCAGCGCCTGCGGCACCCGGGGCTCGCAgagccgctcccgccgctgccgcagctcccgcagcccggccccgctcggggAGCTCCGCTGCCGCGGCCGGGACACCGAGCGGCGGCCCTGCAGCGCCGGGCCCTGCCCAG AGCCCACCTGGACGGAATGGGGCGCTTGGGGACCCTGTTCCCGCAGCTGCGGCCGCTCCGGGACGCGCGTCCGCCGCCGGAGCTGCCGCACGGCCAAGAACCCGCCGTGTCCCGGCCGCGCCACCGAGGTGCAGAAATGTCGCCCGTCCCCGTGCCCAGGTAACGCCCCCGCTGCCCCCTCGGCGGTGCCCGCTCCGAGCCCCCCGGGCTGCCCCGGGCACACGCTGCGGGGCACGGTGGTGACAGCGGGCGGGGCGGCACTGCCGGGCGCCAGCGTCTACCTGGAGGGCCGCCCGCGGGTGCTGCTGGCCCGCAGCGATGCCTGGGGGCGCTTCGcggcctcggggctgtgcccgggccccgccgccaACCTCAGCGCCCACCGCGACGGCTTcgccccggggctggcacccATCGTCACCAACGGCTCGGGCGTGGCCGAGGCGCACCTGAAGCTGCGGCGGCTCG AGAAGCCCTACATGGTGCTGCACCCCGCGGGCAGGGTGCGGGAGGCCGGGCAGGACGTGACCTTCTGCTGCAAAGCCTCGGGCACCCCCGCGCCCCACAAGTATTACTG GTACCACAACGGGACGCTGCTGGAGGGGACAGCCGAGCGCAGCAGCGGGCGCCTGGCGCTGCGGGGGCTGGCACCGGAGCAGGCTGGCACCTACCACTGCAAAGCCAGCTCCGAGGCGGGCGCCATCCGCTCGGCGCCCGCGCAGCTCACCGTGCTGG cccagggccagccGAGCTGCAGGGCGGAGCCGGAGCCCAGCCTGGTGGAGCTGCCCAGCGAGTGCCCGCAGGACGCCAGCGGCTCCCGCTACTACAACGTGGGGCGCTGCCCGGCCTCGCCGTgcccgggcggccccgccgagcccTCGGGGTGCGGGGGGGAGTCGGGGCTCTGCTGCGGGGTGCGGAGGATGGAGCTGCGGCAGGTGCCGTGTGCCggctctgtgctgcccctcAAGGTGGTGGCCGAGTGCGGCTGCGGGCCCTGCGCCCAGCCCCGGGTGCTGGTGCAGGGCCGGGTGACGGCGGCCGACACGGGCGAGCCGCTGCGCTTCGGCCACATCTTCCTCGGGGGCAAGAAGGTGGGCTTCACCGGCTACCAGGGCTCCTTCACCATCGAGGTGCCGCCCGACACGCAGCGCCTGGTCGCTCGCTTCGTGGACGGCCAGCAGCGCTTGGTGGACGCCGTCAAGGTGCTGCCCTTCGACCGGCGCGGAGGAGCCGTGTACCAGGAGGTGAAGATGCTGCGCAGGAAGGAGCCGGTGGAGCTGGACGGCGGCCGGAGCAACGCCATCCCTCTGGGCGAGGCCGGCGGCCGGGAGCCCGTCGGGGAGCTGGTGCTGCCGGCCGGAGCCTTCCTGCGGCCGTCTGGGGAGGTTTTCAACGGCACCGTCAAGGCCAGCGTCACCTTCGTGGACCCCAGGGACGTGGGCACGGCCAGCGCCGCCTCCAGCGACCTGAGCTTCGCCGACGCCGAGGGGGAGATCGTGCCCCTGCGCACCTACGGGATGTTCGCCGTGGATTTCCGCGAGGGCGACAGCGGCGCGGCGCTGCAGGCGGGGCCGGTGCAGGTGAGGATGGACGCGGGGCAGGTGTGGATGGCCGAGCACCTGCAGAAGATGAAGCTGTGGTCCTTGAACCCCGAGAGCGGcctgtgggaggaggagggcgtGCTGCGGCTGGCCGGGGGCGGCcggaggaagagggaggagaggacCTTCCTGGTGGGCAACCTGGAGATCCGCGAGCGGCGCCTCTTCAACCTGGACGTGCCCGAGGATCGCCGCTGCTTCGTCAAGGTCAGGGCCTACAGCAACGAGAAGTTCAACCCCTACGAGCAGCTGGAAGGGGTGGTGATCAACCTCATCAACCTGGAGCCGCAGCCTGGCTTCCCCAGCAACCCGCGGGCCTGGGGCCGCTTCGACAGCGCCGTCACCGGCCCCAACGGCGCCTGCCTGCCCGCCTTCTGCGACGCCCGGCGCCCCGACGCCTACACGGCGCTGGTGACGGCCACGCTGGGCGGCGAGGAGCTGGAAGCCGTGGCCTCCAGCCCCAAGCTGAACCCCAACGCCGTGGGGGTGGCGCAGCCCTATCTGGGCAAGCTGGGCTACCGCCGCTCGGACCACGAGGACGCGGCGCTGAAGAAGACGGCCTTCCAGATCAACGTGGCCAAACCCGACCCCAACAACGTGGACGAGAACAACGGCCCCGTCTACTCCTACCGCAGCCTGCGGGAGTGCGAGGAGGCGCCGGCCAGCGCCAACCACCTGCGCTTCTACCGCGTGGAGGTGGACAAGTACGAGTACAACGTGGTGCCCTTCAAGGAGAGCGACGTCACCTCCTGGACCGGCGACTACCTGGCGTGGTGGCCCAACCCGCAGGAGTTCCGGGCGTGCTTCATCaaggtgcagctggaggggccGCAGGAGTACATGGTGAGGTCGAGGAACGTCGGGGGCAGCCACCCCCGCACACGGGGCCAGCTCTACGGGCTGCGGGACAGCCGGAGCGTGCGGGACCCGCTGCTGGACAACACCTCGGGCGCCTGCGTGGAGTTCAAGTGCGGCGGGATGCTCTTCGACCAGAGCCTGGTGGACAGGACCCTGGTGTCCATcgtgccccagggcagctgtcGCCGCACGGCCATCAACGGGCTCCTGCGGGACTACCTGAGCCGCCACCCGCCGCTGGCCGACAACAACCACACCGGGGCCTTCTCCATGCTGGCCCCGCTGGACCCGCTGGGCCACAACTACGGCATCTACACCGTGACGGACCAGAACCCGCGGCTGGCCAAGGAAATCGCCATCGGCCGCTGCTTCGCGGGCACCTCGGACGGCTTCTCGAGGGAGATGAGGGCGGGCGAGGGCACGGCCGTCACCTTCGAGTGCCAGGAGCGGCCGGCGGGCAGGGAGAGCCTCTTCCAGCGCCTGCTGAGCGCCCCGGCCGAGGCGCTGGCCGAGATCCGCAGGGAGATGGGGAGCTCCGAGCTGCGCCGCGCTCCCCCCGAGGTGATGGACTTCGCCTCCGGAGCCCCCTCCGGACCCACGGCCACCCGCCGGacccccagcagccagcggAGACCGGGCCGGCCGCGGGGAAGGCCCTGA
- the CILP2 gene encoding cartilage intermediate layer protein 2 isoform X2, whose protein sequence is MVQMAQMAWMARPTQMARVAQVTQMARLAQVARLLAVLAMLAVMGAPCAARVEEPLENDSEPGKAGTAGKPRKGVPDLEELDLGTAGKGAAWTSWFNIDHPGGDGDHESLAAIRFYYGDRVCARPVAIQARSTEWHLPAALGQVVHASPERGFRCLHREQPPGTACANYHVRFLCPAGDVFWSHWSPWSPCSRSACGTRGSQSRSRRCRSSRSPAPLGELRCRGRDTERRPCSAGPCPEPTWTEWGAWGPCSRSCGRSGTRVRRRSCRTAKNPPCPGRATEVQKCRPSPCPGNAPAAPSAVPAPSPPGCPGHTLRGTVVTAGGAALPGASVYLEGRPRVLLARSDAWGRFAASGLCPGPAANLSAHRDGFAPGLAPIVTNGSGVAEAHLKLRRLEKPYMVLHPAGRVREAGQDVTFCCKASGTPAPHKYYWYHNGTLLEGTAERSSGRLALRGLAPEQAGTYHCKASSEAGAIRSAPAQLTVLAQGQPSCRAEPEPSLVELPSECPQDASGSRYYNVGRCPASPCPGGPAEPSGCGGESGLCCGVRRMELRQVPCAGSVLPLKVVAECGCGPCAQPRVLVQGRVTAADTGEPLRFGHIFLGGKKVGFTGYQGSFTIEVPPDTQRLVARFVDGQQRLVDAVKVLPFDRRGGAVYQEVKMLRRKEPVELDGGRSNAIPLGEAGGREPVGELVLPAGAFLRPSGEVFNGTVKASVTFVDPRDVGTASAASSDLSFADAEGEIVPLRTYGMFAVDFREGDSGAALQAGPVQVRMDAGQVWMAEHLQKMKLWSLNPESGLWEEEGVLRLAGGGRRKREERTFLVGNLEIRERRLFNLDVPEDRRCFVKVRAYSNEKFNPYEQLEGVVINLINLEPQPGFPSNPRAWGRFDSAVTGPNGACLPAFCDARRPDAYTALVTATLGGEELEAVASSPKLNPNAVGVAQPYLGKLGYRRSDHEDAALKKTAFQINVAKPDPNNVDENNGPVYSYRSLRECEEAPASANHLRFYRVEVDKYEYNVVPFKESDVTSWTGDYLAWWPNPQEFRACFIKVQLEGPQEYMVRSRNVGGSHPRTRGQLYGLRDSRSVRDPLLDNTSGACVEFKCGGMLFDQSLVDRTLVSIVPQGSCRRTAINGLLRDYLSRHPPLADNNHTGAFSMLAPLDPLGHNYGIYTVTDQNPRLAKEIAIGRCFAGTSDGFSREMRAGEGTAVTFECQERPAGRESLFQRLLSAPAEALAEIRREMGSSELRRAPPEVMDFASGAPSGPTATRRTPSSQRRPGRPRGRP, encoded by the exons agCCACTGGAGAATGACTCGGAGCCGGGCAAGGCTGGCACGGCTGGGAAGCCCCGGAAAGGTGTGCCTgacctggaggagctggaccTGGGCACGGCAG GCAAAGGCGCGGCGTGGACGTCGTGGTTCAACATTGACCACCCGGGTGGGGACGGTGACCACGAGAGCCTGGCGGCCATCAGGTTCTACTACGGGGACCGGGTGTGCGCGCGGCCCGTGGCCATCCAGGCGCGCAGCACCGAGTGGCACCTGCCCGCCGCGCTGGGCCAGGTGGTGCACGCCAGCCCCGAGCGCGGCTTCCGCTGCCTGCACCGCGAGCAGCCGCCGGGCACCGCCTGCGCCAACTACCACGTGCGCTTCCTGTGCCCCGCGG GTGACGTTTTCTGGTCGCACTGGTCGCCGTGGAGCCCCTGCTCGCGCAGCGCCTGCGGCACCCGGGGCTCGCAgagccgctcccgccgctgccgcagctcccgcagcccggccccgctcggggAGCTCCGCTGCCGCGGCCGGGACACCGAGCGGCGGCCCTGCAGCGCCGGGCCCTGCCCAG AGCCCACCTGGACGGAATGGGGCGCTTGGGGACCCTGTTCCCGCAGCTGCGGCCGCTCCGGGACGCGCGTCCGCCGCCGGAGCTGCCGCACGGCCAAGAACCCGCCGTGTCCCGGCCGCGCCACCGAGGTGCAGAAATGTCGCCCGTCCCCGTGCCCAGGTAACGCCCCCGCTGCCCCCTCGGCGGTGCCCGCTCCGAGCCCCCCGGGCTGCCCCGGGCACACGCTGCGGGGCACGGTGGTGACAGCGGGCGGGGCGGCACTGCCGGGCGCCAGCGTCTACCTGGAGGGCCGCCCGCGGGTGCTGCTGGCCCGCAGCGATGCCTGGGGGCGCTTCGcggcctcggggctgtgcccgggccccgccgccaACCTCAGCGCCCACCGCGACGGCTTcgccccggggctggcacccATCGTCACCAACGGCTCGGGCGTGGCCGAGGCGCACCTGAAGCTGCGGCGGCTCG AGAAGCCCTACATGGTGCTGCACCCCGCGGGCAGGGTGCGGGAGGCCGGGCAGGACGTGACCTTCTGCTGCAAAGCCTCGGGCACCCCCGCGCCCCACAAGTATTACTG GTACCACAACGGGACGCTGCTGGAGGGGACAGCCGAGCGCAGCAGCGGGCGCCTGGCGCTGCGGGGGCTGGCACCGGAGCAGGCTGGCACCTACCACTGCAAAGCCAGCTCCGAGGCGGGCGCCATCCGCTCGGCGCCCGCGCAGCTCACCGTGCTGG cccagggccagccGAGCTGCAGGGCGGAGCCGGAGCCCAGCCTGGTGGAGCTGCCCAGCGAGTGCCCGCAGGACGCCAGCGGCTCCCGCTACTACAACGTGGGGCGCTGCCCGGCCTCGCCGTgcccgggcggccccgccgagcccTCGGGGTGCGGGGGGGAGTCGGGGCTCTGCTGCGGGGTGCGGAGGATGGAGCTGCGGCAGGTGCCGTGTGCCggctctgtgctgcccctcAAGGTGGTGGCCGAGTGCGGCTGCGGGCCCTGCGCCCAGCCCCGGGTGCTGGTGCAGGGCCGGGTGACGGCGGCCGACACGGGCGAGCCGCTGCGCTTCGGCCACATCTTCCTCGGGGGCAAGAAGGTGGGCTTCACCGGCTACCAGGGCTCCTTCACCATCGAGGTGCCGCCCGACACGCAGCGCCTGGTCGCTCGCTTCGTGGACGGCCAGCAGCGCTTGGTGGACGCCGTCAAGGTGCTGCCCTTCGACCGGCGCGGAGGAGCCGTGTACCAGGAGGTGAAGATGCTGCGCAGGAAGGAGCCGGTGGAGCTGGACGGCGGCCGGAGCAACGCCATCCCTCTGGGCGAGGCCGGCGGCCGGGAGCCCGTCGGGGAGCTGGTGCTGCCGGCCGGAGCCTTCCTGCGGCCGTCTGGGGAGGTTTTCAACGGCACCGTCAAGGCCAGCGTCACCTTCGTGGACCCCAGGGACGTGGGCACGGCCAGCGCCGCCTCCAGCGACCTGAGCTTCGCCGACGCCGAGGGGGAGATCGTGCCCCTGCGCACCTACGGGATGTTCGCCGTGGATTTCCGCGAGGGCGACAGCGGCGCGGCGCTGCAGGCGGGGCCGGTGCAGGTGAGGATGGACGCGGGGCAGGTGTGGATGGCCGAGCACCTGCAGAAGATGAAGCTGTGGTCCTTGAACCCCGAGAGCGGcctgtgggaggaggagggcgtGCTGCGGCTGGCCGGGGGCGGCcggaggaagagggaggagaggacCTTCCTGGTGGGCAACCTGGAGATCCGCGAGCGGCGCCTCTTCAACCTGGACGTGCCCGAGGATCGCCGCTGCTTCGTCAAGGTCAGGGCCTACAGCAACGAGAAGTTCAACCCCTACGAGCAGCTGGAAGGGGTGGTGATCAACCTCATCAACCTGGAGCCGCAGCCTGGCTTCCCCAGCAACCCGCGGGCCTGGGGCCGCTTCGACAGCGCCGTCACCGGCCCCAACGGCGCCTGCCTGCCCGCCTTCTGCGACGCCCGGCGCCCCGACGCCTACACGGCGCTGGTGACGGCCACGCTGGGCGGCGAGGAGCTGGAAGCCGTGGCCTCCAGCCCCAAGCTGAACCCCAACGCCGTGGGGGTGGCGCAGCCCTATCTGGGCAAGCTGGGCTACCGCCGCTCGGACCACGAGGACGCGGCGCTGAAGAAGACGGCCTTCCAGATCAACGTGGCCAAACCCGACCCCAACAACGTGGACGAGAACAACGGCCCCGTCTACTCCTACCGCAGCCTGCGGGAGTGCGAGGAGGCGCCGGCCAGCGCCAACCACCTGCGCTTCTACCGCGTGGAGGTGGACAAGTACGAGTACAACGTGGTGCCCTTCAAGGAGAGCGACGTCACCTCCTGGACCGGCGACTACCTGGCGTGGTGGCCCAACCCGCAGGAGTTCCGGGCGTGCTTCATCaaggtgcagctggaggggccGCAGGAGTACATGGTGAGGTCGAGGAACGTCGGGGGCAGCCACCCCCGCACACGGGGCCAGCTCTACGGGCTGCGGGACAGCCGGAGCGTGCGGGACCCGCTGCTGGACAACACCTCGGGCGCCTGCGTGGAGTTCAAGTGCGGCGGGATGCTCTTCGACCAGAGCCTGGTGGACAGGACCCTGGTGTCCATcgtgccccagggcagctgtcGCCGCACGGCCATCAACGGGCTCCTGCGGGACTACCTGAGCCGCCACCCGCCGCTGGCCGACAACAACCACACCGGGGCCTTCTCCATGCTGGCCCCGCTGGACCCGCTGGGCCACAACTACGGCATCTACACCGTGACGGACCAGAACCCGCGGCTGGCCAAGGAAATCGCCATCGGCCGCTGCTTCGCGGGCACCTCGGACGGCTTCTCGAGGGAGATGAGGGCGGGCGAGGGCACGGCCGTCACCTTCGAGTGCCAGGAGCGGCCGGCGGGCAGGGAGAGCCTCTTCCAGCGCCTGCTGAGCGCCCCGGCCGAGGCGCTGGCCGAGATCCGCAGGGAGATGGGGAGCTCCGAGCTGCGCCGCGCTCCCCCCGAGGTGATGGACTTCGCCTCCGGAGCCCCCTCCGGACCCACGGCCACCCGCCGGacccccagcagccagcggAGACCGGGCCGGCCGCGGGGAAGGCCCTGA